In Methanomicrobia archaeon, one DNA window encodes the following:
- a CDS encoding MBL fold metallo-hydrolase, which yields MKIKFLGGCNEVGRSAVLVDDTIIIDYGMRPSDPPEIPLNNDHISPKSVIVSHAHLDHSGMVPSLMSHKKAPEVYMTPVTRDLTKLLGRDTIKVGKEQGFVFFDEEDIQKLDAHTHTVGFGERCRLDGSDYEFELHNAGHIPGSSSVHLGKKSEDISLFYTGDIKTGMSRLMTSASLTDFPAADILIIESTYYGRDHKNRKELEREFVDSIRETLDSGGNAIVPCFAVGRTQEIVMVLHSYGLTPYVDGMGLSVFSLFKNHPSFVKDAKALNDAFADAQFVNSKRRKKAISEPSVIVTTAGMLNGGPVLYYLKQIHDDPRSKVLLTGYQIEGTNGRKLIENGFVEADGQVVKVDAGVEYYDFSAHAGDSELKRIVSRFCRTGTEVVFMIHGDHTGDFAAWTRDKFGCEAIAPNNGEEFIIE from the coding sequence ATGAAGATAAAGTTTCTCGGTGGTTGCAACGAGGTAGGGCGTTCTGCGGTATTGGTGGATGATACAATCATCATTGATTACGGAATGCGACCTTCAGACCCGCCAGAGATACCTTTAAATAACGATCATATCTCGCCGAAGTCTGTGATTGTCTCGCATGCACATCTTGACCATTCCGGCATGGTGCCGAGTTTGATGAGCCATAAGAAGGCGCCGGAGGTTTATATGACCCCCGTGACGAGGGATTTAACCAAGCTTCTGGGGCGAGACACGATAAAGGTCGGGAAAGAGCAGGGCTTCGTCTTCTTTGACGAAGAAGATATCCAGAAACTGGATGCGCATACCCACACGGTCGGATTCGGCGAACGATGCCGTCTGGACGGATCTGACTACGAGTTCGAATTACATAATGCAGGCCATATACCGGGTAGCTCATCGGTGCATCTGGGCAAAAAGAGCGAGGATATCAGTTTGTTTTACACGGGCGACATCAAGACGGGTATGTCTCGCTTAATGACGAGCGCTTCACTCACGGACTTCCCGGCTGCGGACATCCTGATTATAGAAAGCACGTATTACGGCCGGGACCATAAGAACAGGAAGGAGCTGGAGCGCGAGTTCGTCGACTCTATTCGCGAGACCCTGGATTCCGGTGGCAATGCCATTGTGCCGTGTTTCGCCGTGGGAAGGACGCAGGAGATCGTGATGGTGCTGCATTCGTACGGGCTGACACCCTATGTGGATGGCATGGGTCTCAGCGTCTTCAGTCTGTTTAAGAATCATCCTTCGTTCGTAAAGGACGCGAAGGCGCTGAACGATGCGTTTGCCGATGCGCAATTTGTCAACTCGAAGCGACGTAAGAAAGCCATCTCGGAACCTTCTGTGATCGTTACGACCGCAGGAATGCTGAATGGTGGCCCTGTGCTGTACTATTTGAAGCAGATACACGACGATCCACGGAGCAAAGTGCTGCTCACGGGCTACCAGATAGAGGGAACAAACGGGCGGAAATTGATAGAGAATGGCTTTGTGGAGGCCGATGGACAGGTCGTGAAGGTGGACGCGGGTGTCGAGTACTACGACTTCTCAGCGCACGCGGGTGATTCAGAACTGAAGCGGATCGTCTCACGGTTCTGCAGAACCGGTACGGAAGTGGTATTTATGATCCATGGCGATCACACGGGAGATTTTGCGGCGTGGACGCGGGATAAATTCGGATGCGAAGCGATAGCACCGAATAACGGTGAAGAATTTATAATAGAATAA
- a CDS encoding DUF2124 family protein: MEKKSGIIGFTGAFRESMGDIKEGAKVVFTGSVAVCTPFIELLAYTVRDKGFDMLYVPVADAKEARKIKEIAKIGYSVVDEKGDPQNPDVIVVLGGLAMPKFGCAPEAVNRMIESVSSGAKKPKVIGVCFMDIFERAGWETKIPFDTVIDTTLESVVK; this comes from the coding sequence ATGGAAAAGAAGAGCGGGATAATAGGTTTCACGGGCGCGTTTCGCGAGAGCATGGGCGATATAAAAGAGGGTGCCAAGGTCGTTTTCACCGGATCGGTCGCAGTATGCACGCCTTTTATTGAATTACTCGCGTACACCGTGCGGGATAAAGGTTTTGATATGCTCTACGTGCCGGTTGCGGATGCAAAGGAGGCGCGGAAGATCAAGGAGATCGCGAAGATCGGCTATAGCGTGGTGGATGAGAAGGGCGATCCGCAAAACCCGGATGTGATCGTCGTGCTCGGTGGATTGGCGATGCCGAAGTTCGGATGCGCACCTGAGGCGGTCAATCGGATGATCGAGTCAGTGTCATCAGGCGCGAAGAAGCCGAAGGTCATCGGCGTTTGCTTCATGGACATCTTTGAACGCGCGGGCTGGGAGACAAAGATACCATTCGATACGGTGATCGATACCACTCTGGAGAGCGTAGTCAAATAG